Proteins from a single region of Runella sp. SP2:
- a CDS encoding DUF5916 domain-containing protein: MYRFLCLLLCCTSLLTFAQKKNEKFQYHIFEANGAIKIDGLENDAAWQQTELAKDFHMVTPMDTSLARNKTEMRLCYDQHNLYIIAVCYKAIKGSFVVESLKRDFNFGLNDNFFVVLDTFEDLTNGYSFGASAAGAIWDGQEADGTMINLNWDNKWHCVTRNYEDRYVWEAAIPFKTIRYRPDNLRWGINGSRLDLATNEKSAWAPVPRQFQSANLGYAGVLVWDKPLPPAGKNISLIPYALTSISKNQLAKTPADFKPNIGGDAKIALNSSLNLDLTVNPDFSQVEVDVQQTNLDRFELFFPERRQFFLENADLFANFGFATLRPFFSRRIGLGVPLLFGARLSGKLDKNWRIGVLDTQTKEDGATPAQNFAVVALQRKVFARSNVGLLMVNKQSLNLDESVHKGASAFNRNVGAEFNLASANNIWTGKATVLKSFSPNVSGNDVAIASILNYNKANFFWQWRYEFVGENYNAEVGYVPNAARRGYQMMAPNVGYLFFVNSPLLISHGPLVQSTLFWNKSGNLTDNETYMAYNFNFRSRAIGTAWVATNYVQLLAPFDPTNTGRERLATGTKHYWNSFGTEFTSSPRNRFTYSFATRYGGFYADGTRLNLRTTLGYRFQPYVATKFSVDYNIIKVPYLQKPVELLLVGPRVDVTFRNNLFWTTFVQYNNQADNVNLNTRLQWRYQPASDLFIVYTDNYLPENLMIKNRALVLKLTYWWNI; this comes from the coding sequence ATGTATCGGTTTTTGTGCTTACTGCTTTGTTGCACTTCTCTTCTTACGTTTGCTCAAAAGAAAAACGAAAAATTTCAATACCACATTTTTGAAGCCAATGGAGCTATTAAAATTGACGGCTTAGAAAATGACGCCGCTTGGCAACAGACTGAACTGGCGAAAGATTTTCACATGGTGACCCCCATGGACACAAGCCTGGCGCGCAACAAAACTGAAATGCGCCTCTGCTACGACCAACATAATTTATACATCATTGCGGTTTGTTACAAGGCGATAAAAGGCTCTTTTGTGGTTGAATCGTTAAAACGGGACTTTAATTTTGGCCTCAACGATAACTTTTTTGTGGTGCTAGATACATTTGAAGACCTCACGAATGGCTATTCGTTTGGGGCAAGTGCCGCAGGGGCGATTTGGGACGGGCAAGAGGCTGATGGAACGATGATAAACCTTAACTGGGACAATAAATGGCATTGTGTAACGCGCAATTATGAAGATCGCTACGTCTGGGAAGCGGCTATTCCGTTTAAAACTATTCGCTACCGCCCCGATAATTTACGTTGGGGTATTAATGGCAGCCGTTTGGACTTGGCGACCAACGAAAAATCGGCGTGGGCGCCCGTTCCGCGTCAGTTTCAATCGGCCAATTTAGGATATGCTGGGGTATTGGTGTGGGATAAGCCTTTGCCACCTGCTGGAAAAAATATCTCATTGATTCCTTACGCCTTGACGAGTATTTCTAAAAATCAATTAGCAAAAACACCAGCTGACTTTAAGCCAAACATCGGTGGTGATGCTAAAATTGCCCTCAATTCATCGCTCAACTTAGACTTAACTGTGAATCCTGATTTCTCTCAAGTGGAAGTGGACGTGCAGCAAACCAACCTCGATCGTTTTGAGTTATTTTTCCCCGAACGTCGTCAGTTTTTCCTTGAAAATGCGGATTTGTTCGCCAACTTCGGTTTTGCTACGTTACGGCCTTTCTTTTCCCGTCGGATTGGACTTGGTGTGCCGTTGTTGTTTGGAGCACGTTTGAGCGGAAAATTGGATAAAAATTGGCGAATTGGCGTATTAGACACGCAAACCAAAGAGGATGGTGCAACGCCCGCCCAAAACTTCGCGGTGGTGGCCTTGCAACGAAAGGTGTTTGCTCGCTCGAACGTAGGCTTGCTGATGGTGAATAAACAGTCGCTAAATCTTGATGAAAGTGTTCACAAAGGCGCATCGGCGTTTAATCGAAACGTAGGAGCCGAGTTTAACTTAGCCTCGGCCAATAACATCTGGACGGGGAAAGCCACCGTTTTGAAATCATTCAGTCCAAACGTTTCGGGTAATGACGTTGCTATTGCGAGTATTTTGAACTATAACAAAGCCAATTTTTTTTGGCAATGGCGTTATGAATTTGTGGGCGAAAATTACAACGCGGAAGTAGGTTACGTCCCTAATGCTGCCCGCCGTGGGTACCAAATGATGGCTCCTAACGTGGGGTATTTATTTTTTGTAAACTCCCCTTTATTGATTAGTCATGGCCCCTTGGTTCAGTCCACTTTATTTTGGAATAAATCAGGCAATCTGACGGATAATGAAACCTACATGGCTTACAATTTTAATTTTAGAAGCCGTGCCATTGGAACAGCTTGGGTAGCAACAAATTACGTTCAACTTCTGGCCCCTTTTGACCCAACTAATACTGGCCGTGAAAGATTGGCCACAGGGACTAAGCATTATTGGAATTCTTTTGGAACAGAGTTTACGTCAAGCCCTCGAAACCGATTTACGTATTCGTTTGCCACGCGCTATGGTGGCTTTTATGCCGACGGAACGCGCCTCAATTTAAGAACCACGCTGGGCTATCGTTTTCAGCCCTACGTAGCGACCAAGTTTTCGGTGGATTACAACATTATCAAAGTACCCTATTTGCAAAAGCCTGTTGAACTGTTGCTGGTAGGGCCACGGGTGGATGTGACATTCCGCAACAATCTTTTTTGGACGACTTTTGTGCAATACAACAATCAAGCAGATAATGTCAACCTAAACACGCGTTTGCAATGGCGCTACCAACCTGCGTCCGACTTGTTTATCGTCTATACCGACAATTATTTGCCCGAAAATTTGATGATTAAAAACCGAGCGTTGGTGCTCAAACTGACGTATTGGTGGAATATCTAA
- a CDS encoding HAD family hydrolase: MNIKVVAFDADDTLWVNEPFFYETERKLCALLEDYLPHHTISQELYRMQIHNLPLYGYGVKSFILSMIEMALSVSEKTISLDVIERIIALGKEMLEKPIELLDDVEHVLHSLSGRYRLVVATKGDLLDQERKLKKSGLEHYFHHIEIMSEKREVDYRKLIKHLDIAPEEFVMIGNSLKSDVLPVLTMGGHGFHVPFHTTWAFEQIDHRVEHANFKEFTSLKEVLAHL, encoded by the coding sequence ATGAACATAAAAGTTGTTGCGTTCGACGCGGATGATACATTGTGGGTAAATGAGCCTTTTTTTTATGAAACAGAAAGGAAACTCTGTGCCTTATTGGAGGATTATTTACCCCACCACACGATTTCTCAAGAGTTGTATCGAATGCAAATTCATAACCTGCCGTTGTACGGGTATGGAGTTAAGAGCTTTATCTTGAGCATGATAGAGATGGCGTTGTCGGTGTCGGAGAAAACCATCAGTTTGGATGTCATTGAGAGAATCATTGCACTTGGTAAAGAAATGCTCGAAAAACCGATTGAACTTCTGGACGACGTCGAACATGTTTTACATTCGCTTTCGGGGCGGTATCGGTTGGTGGTGGCCACCAAAGGGGACTTGTTAGACCAAGAACGAAAATTGAAAAAATCGGGCTTGGAGCATTATTTCCACCATATCGAAATCATGAGTGAAAAGCGCGAAGTCGATTACCGTAAACTTATCAAACACCTTGATATTGCTCCCGAAGAATTTGTCATGATTGGTAATTCGCTCAAATCCGATGTGTTGCCAGTATTGACCATGGGTGGGCACGGATTTCACGTGCCGTTTCATACGACTTGGGCTTTTGAACAAATCGATCATCGCGTCGAACATGCTAATTTCAAGGAGTTTACTTCATTGAAAGAAGTGCTGGCGCATTTGTAA